The following are encoded together in the Cyanobacterium aponinum PCC 10605 genome:
- the sat gene encoding sulfate adenylyltransferase, whose amino-acid sequence MSNIIETIAPHGGHLVNRVATPAERDEFMAQADSLPRIELDDRALSDLVMIAIGGFSPLNGFMAQDDYERVVEEMRLMNGLPWAVPVTLSVSAEVAEPLKEGSWVRLDDHTGRFVGVLELTQKYRYNKTHEAVNVYRTDEEKHPGVKVVYEQGEINLAGPIWLLQRDDHPYFPKYQIDPAESRKMFVERGWKTVVGFQTRNPIHRAHEYIIKCALEIVDGLFLHPLVGATKSDDIPADVRMRCYEIMVDNYFPQNRVILAINPSAMRYAGPREAIFHALIRKNYGCTHFIVGRDHAGVGDYYGTYDAQHIFDEFKPEELGITPLKFEHAFYCTRTNQMATSKTSPATKEERIHLSGTKVREMLRRGELPPPEFSRPKVAAELAKAMHQ is encoded by the coding sequence ATGAGTAATATTATAGAGACGATCGCGCCTCATGGAGGGCATTTAGTCAATCGAGTGGCAACTCCTGCCGAAAGAGATGAATTTATGGCACAAGCAGATAGCCTTCCTAGAATTGAATTAGATGATCGTGCTTTATCTGATTTAGTGATGATTGCTATTGGTGGTTTTAGTCCTCTCAACGGGTTTATGGCACAGGATGACTACGAAAGAGTCGTAGAAGAAATGCGTTTAATGAACGGATTACCTTGGGCTGTACCTGTAACCCTTTCTGTTAGTGCAGAAGTAGCGGAACCCTTAAAAGAAGGTAGTTGGGTACGTTTAGATGATCATACTGGTAGATTTGTTGGCGTATTGGAATTAACCCAGAAATACCGCTATAACAAAACCCATGAAGCAGTAAACGTGTATCGCACCGATGAAGAAAAACATCCCGGAGTTAAAGTGGTTTACGAACAAGGAGAAATCAACCTTGCAGGGCCTATCTGGCTACTACAAAGAGACGATCACCCCTACTTCCCTAAATATCAAATTGATCCCGCCGAATCCCGTAAAATGTTTGTAGAAAGAGGCTGGAAAACCGTTGTCGGCTTCCAAACTCGTAACCCCATTCACCGCGCCCACGAATACATCATCAAATGTGCCTTAGAAATCGTTGACGGTTTATTCCTTCATCCCCTCGTTGGTGCAACTAAAAGCGATGACATTCCTGCCGATGTAAGAATGCGTTGTTATGAGATTATGGTGGACAACTACTTCCCCCAAAACCGAGTTATTCTTGCCATCAATCCATCCGCTATGCGTTACGCAGGTCCTCGGGAAGCCATTTTCCATGCTTTGATTCGCAAAAACTACGGTTGTACTCATTTTATCGTTGGTAGAGATCACGCAGGGGTAGGCGACTACTATGGTACTTATGATGCTCAACATATTTTTGATGAATTTAAACCAGAAGAATTAGGCATCACCCCTCTTAAATTTGAACACGCCTTCTATTGTACTCGCACAAATCAAATGGCAACCTCAAAAACCAGCCCTGCTACCAAAGAAGAAAGAATCCACTTATCAGGTACAAAAGTAAGAGAAATGTTGCGTCGTGGTGAATTGCCACCTCCAGAATTCTCTCGCCCTAAAGTGGCGGCTGAATTGGCTAAAGCTATGCACCAATAG
- the cobW gene encoding cobalamin biosynthesis protein CobW: MHKIPVTVITGFLGAGKTTLLRHLLQNNQGRKIAVLVNEFGEVGIDGDLLRSCQVCDTEEEENNIIELTNGCLCCTVQEEFYPTMQELLTRKDAIDSIIIETSGLALPKPLVQAFKWQEIRTHATVDGVVTVVDAQALANGTLVGDLEALEAQRADDPSLDHETPIEELFEDQLACADLVLLTKTDLISETDLTQVKSWLEKELRQGVKVIPCHQGKINPDILLGFNAAVEDDLNNRPSHHDTEEDHDHDDDINSLELVIPETSNPQDLIQELHRLITKFEIYRIKGFVNVPDKPMRMVLQGVGDRIETFFDRLWKPEDNRVTRLVIIGKNLEKQKINQELNNLSSV; this comes from the coding sequence ATGCACAAAATTCCAGTAACGGTAATCACAGGCTTTTTAGGTGCGGGAAAAACTACTCTTTTACGACACTTATTACAAAATAATCAGGGAAGAAAAATTGCGGTTTTAGTCAATGAATTTGGAGAAGTAGGCATTGACGGAGATTTGTTGCGAAGTTGTCAGGTATGCGATACCGAGGAAGAAGAAAATAACATCATTGAATTAACAAATGGCTGTCTTTGTTGCACAGTCCAAGAAGAATTTTATCCGACCATGCAAGAGTTATTAACAAGGAAAGATGCGATCGACTCTATCATTATTGAAACATCCGGATTAGCTTTACCAAAACCCCTCGTACAAGCCTTTAAATGGCAAGAAATTCGCACCCACGCCACCGTTGACGGTGTGGTGACGGTAGTTGATGCCCAAGCCTTAGCTAATGGTACATTGGTGGGAGATTTAGAAGCCTTAGAAGCCCAAAGGGCGGATGATCCTAGTTTAGACCATGAAACCCCCATAGAGGAACTATTCGAGGATCAATTAGCCTGTGCCGATTTAGTATTATTAACCAAAACTGATTTAATTAGCGAAACGGATTTAACTCAAGTGAAGTCTTGGTTAGAAAAAGAATTACGTCAAGGAGTAAAGGTGATACCCTGTCATCAAGGAAAAATTAACCCTGATATTTTACTCGGTTTTAACGCCGCCGTGGAAGATGATTTAAACAATCGCCCTTCCCATCATGATACAGAAGAAGACCACGATCACGATGATGATATAAATTCCCTTGAGTTAGTAATTCCCGAAACTTCCAACCCACAAGATTTAATCCAAGAATTACATAGACTAATCACAAAATTTGAAATTTACCGCATCAAAGGATTTGTTAACGTTCCCGATAAACCCATGAGAATGGTATTACAGGGAGTGGGCGATCGCATCGAAACATTTTTTGATCGTCTTTGGAAACCTGAAGATAACCGAGTAACCCGCCTTGTAATCATCGGCAAAAATTTAGAAAAACAAAAAATCAATCAAGAATTAAATAACCTTAGTTCGGTTTAA
- the mutL gene encoding DNA mismatch repair endonuclease MutL codes for MEMAIRKLPDNLIKLIAAGEVIDSLVAVVRELVENSLDAKADRIFVSIYPETWNLQVADNGEGITQEDLPLTIQPHATSKINNTNDLINIHTLGFRGEALHSIAQLAQINISSRVTNDCGWEIMAENAQLQHIYPKPSAVGTIVRVNDLFGNMPVRRQVNPPFKQQLKKIQILLGEFALCHPHITWQLLVNDRLIFSISRSNSADKILPQLLKTIHYSDLKTIKKAIDTPYEKSISHLELVLGLPDRISRPRPDWVKIGINGRIIKCPELESAIYSSFHRTLERDRFPVAFLHLQTSPRQIDWNRHPAKAEIFLDNIEFWQEQIKDTIAEIFKLTDNNISQKWENKRVENILKLAENKSIYHLETPEIKEREKSPEENIGLIDLQVIAQARNTYIVAEHSQGIWLIEQHIAHERIIYEQLQNQWEIVALENPIILDKLLPKQIEQLNNIGLEIETFGEDLWALRAIPKILLNRDDSLSAIMELSYGGDLNSAQVAIACRSAIRNGEKLTIKQMQNIVDNWKITKNPHTCPHGRPIYLSLEESSLYRFFRRHWVLGKSHGIEEKKT; via the coding sequence ATTGAAATGGCTATCAGGAAATTACCAGACAACTTAATTAAATTAATTGCCGCAGGAGAAGTTATAGATTCATTAGTAGCCGTTGTCAGAGAGTTAGTAGAAAATAGTTTAGATGCAAAAGCCGATCGCATTTTTGTGTCCATTTATCCAGAAACATGGAATTTACAAGTAGCCGACAACGGAGAAGGTATTACCCAAGAAGATTTACCTCTGACGATTCAACCCCATGCCACCAGTAAAATAAACAATACTAATGATTTAATTAATATTCACACGTTAGGATTTAGGGGTGAAGCCTTACATAGTATCGCTCAGTTAGCACAGATTAATATTAGCAGTCGGGTTACTAATGATTGCGGTTGGGAAATTATGGCAGAAAATGCCCAACTACAACATATTTATCCCAAACCTTCAGCCGTGGGGACAATAGTAAGAGTTAACGACTTATTTGGCAATATGCCTGTGAGAAGACAGGTAAATCCCCCTTTTAAACAGCAGTTGAAAAAAATTCAAATTTTGTTAGGAGAATTTGCTTTATGTCATCCTCATATTACTTGGCAATTATTAGTGAATGATCGCTTAATTTTTTCCATTAGTCGTAGTAATTCTGCGGATAAAATTTTACCGCAATTATTAAAAACTATTCATTATTCTGATTTAAAAACTATAAAAAAAGCAATTGATACTCCCTATGAAAAATCTATTTCTCACCTTGAATTAGTTTTAGGATTACCCGATCGCATCTCTCGTCCTCGACCAGATTGGGTTAAGATAGGAATCAACGGTAGAATAATCAAATGCCCTGAGTTAGAATCAGCTATTTATAGCAGTTTTCATCGTACCTTAGAAAGGGATCGTTTTCCCGTCGCCTTTTTACATTTACAAACATCTCCTCGACAAATAGACTGGAATCGACACCCTGCTAAAGCAGAAATTTTCTTAGATAATATTGAATTTTGGCAGGAACAAATTAAAGATACTATTGCAGAAATTTTTAAATTAACTGATAATAATATATCTCAAAAATGGGAGAATAAAAGAGTCGAAAATATCCTTAAATTAGCAGAGAATAAGAGTATTTATCACCTAGAAACGCCGGAAATCAAAGAAAGAGAAAAAAGTCCAGAAGAAAATATCGGTTTAATTGATTTACAAGTCATAGCTCAAGCAAGAAATACATATATTGTTGCAGAACATTCCCAAGGAATATGGTTAATAGAACAACACATCGCCCATGAGAGAATTATCTATGAACAATTACAAAATCAATGGGAAATAGTAGCCTTAGAAAATCCCATTATTTTAGATAAATTACTACCTAAACAAATAGAACAACTAAATAATATTGGTTTGGAAATAGAAACTTTTGGGGAGGATTTATGGGCATTAAGAGCCATTCCTAAAATACTTTTAAATAGAGATGATTCTCTGTCGGCAATCATGGAATTAAGTTATGGAGGAGATCTCAATTCTGCCCAAGTTGCGATCGCCTGTAGAAGTGCCATTCGTAATGGTGAAAAACTGACCATTAAACAGATGCAAAACATCGTTGATAATTGGAAAATCACGAAAAATCCCCACACCTGCCCCCATGGCAGACCCATTTATTTATCCCTAGAAGAGTCTTCTTTATATCGCTTTTTCCGCCGTCATTGGGTATTAGGAAAAAGTCATGGCATTGAGGAAAAAAAGACATGA
- a CDS encoding dihem cytochrome c family protein, with the protein MFFRSKKRKKVTLPLILALIVLFCSIFGWGASLAMNHQSLTAGTKSVDKAVGNFVIGKDLYLENCSTCHIPIPPAVLPSETWQTILENPGNHYGVRIDGIVRFTQVLMWQYLQQYSRQLLKDEPRPKFIAQSRYFFALHPDIKFTTPVTHNTCIECHNRAIEFDYSVTNE; encoded by the coding sequence ATGTTTTTTAGGTCAAAAAAAAGAAAAAAAGTAACTTTACCACTAATATTAGCTTTAATAGTCCTTTTCTGTTCGATTTTTGGATGGGGTGCATCCTTAGCGATGAATCATCAATCTTTGACCGCAGGAACAAAATCTGTTGATAAGGCAGTAGGTAACTTTGTTATTGGTAAAGACTTATACTTAGAAAATTGTTCCACTTGCCATATACCAATTCCTCCCGCCGTTTTACCCTCGGAAACATGGCAGACAATTTTGGAAAATCCGGGTAATCATTATGGTGTAAGAATAGATGGCATTGTCCGTTTTACCCAAGTTTTAATGTGGCAATATTTACAGCAATACTCAAGGCAACTGCTAAAAGATGAACCTCGACCAAAATTTATTGCCCAGTCTCGTTACTTTTTCGCTCTACATCCTGATATAAAATTTACAACCCCAGTTACTCACAATACCTGTATTGAGTGTCATAATCGAGCTATAGAATTTGACTACAGTGTCACTAACGAGTAA
- a CDS encoding AAA family ATPase, which translates to MREKITILKENLARTIVGKDDAIKLVLVALLSGGHALLEDVPGVGKTLLAKSLAKSINGKFQRIQCTPDLLPSDVTGTNVWNPNSREFEFLAGPAFANVLLADEINRATPRTQSALLEVMEEKQITIDGVAKIVPIPFFVIATQNPVEYQGTFPLPEAQMDRFAISLSLGYPSFEEELQMLEKQLNPTLVEELEPCVSLQDVKDLQKEVFSVRVAPEIQKYIVNLINASRQDDDIALGVSPRGTIALQKASQALAFLEGRDYVIPDDIKFLAPSVLSHRLIPAGGRNAKVIVARLLNTVAIAE; encoded by the coding sequence ATGAGGGAAAAAATTACCATTCTCAAAGAAAATCTAGCCCGTACAATTGTGGGGAAGGATGATGCCATTAAATTAGTTTTAGTTGCTTTATTAAGTGGAGGTCATGCTTTACTAGAAGATGTACCCGGAGTGGGTAAAACCCTCTTAGCGAAATCTCTTGCAAAATCAATTAATGGTAAGTTTCAGCGTATCCAATGCACTCCTGATTTATTGCCTAGTGATGTAACAGGAACAAATGTTTGGAATCCCAACAGTCGAGAATTTGAGTTTTTAGCAGGTCCTGCTTTTGCGAATGTTTTACTAGCAGATGAAATCAATAGGGCTACTCCGAGAACTCAATCCGCATTATTAGAAGTAATGGAAGAAAAACAAATTACCATTGACGGAGTTGCTAAGATTGTACCGATACCTTTTTTTGTTATTGCCACACAAAACCCTGTAGAGTATCAGGGAACTTTTCCCTTACCAGAAGCACAAATGGACAGATTTGCTATTTCTTTGAGCCTTGGTTATCCCTCCTTTGAGGAAGAGTTGCAAATGTTAGAAAAGCAGTTAAATCCTACTTTAGTGGAAGAATTAGAACCCTGTGTGAGTTTACAAGACGTGAAAGATTTACAAAAAGAGGTATTTTCAGTTAGGGTTGCGCCAGAGATTCAAAAGTATATCGTTAATTTAATCAATGCTTCTCGTCAGGATGATGATATTGCTTTGGGAGTAAGTCCTAGGGGAACAATTGCTCTACAAAAAGCATCTCAGGCTTTAGCTTTCTTGGAAGGGAGAGATTATGTTATTCCCGATGATATTAAATTTTTAGCACCTAGTGTATTATCTCATCGTTTGATTCCAGCAGGAGGCAGAAATGCAAAAGTGATTGTAGCTCGGTTACTCAATACTGTTGCGATCGCGGAGTAA
- the clpS gene encoding ATP-dependent Clp protease adapter ClpS: protein MATQVIQNPQTKANSEKKHHPGYRVLLHNDSFNTMEYVVETLMETVGMSEPQAVSVMMEAHTNGVGLVTVCALEHAEFYCESLKSKGLTSTIEPAE from the coding sequence ATGGCAACTCAGGTTATTCAAAATCCGCAAACAAAAGCTAATAGTGAAAAAAAACATCATCCGGGTTATCGAGTTTTACTGCATAATGACAGTTTCAATACGATGGAATATGTCGTAGAAACCCTGATGGAAACCGTTGGAATGAGTGAACCTCAAGCGGTTAGTGTAATGATGGAAGCTCATACAAATGGTGTTGGTTTAGTAACAGTATGTGCTTTGGAACACGCTGAGTTTTATTGTGAAAGTTTAAAAAGTAAAGGTTTAACTAGCACGATCGAACCTGCGGAATAA
- a CDS encoding CPBP family intramembrane glutamic endopeptidase gives MLLSHIKNYPIVVRLGLFVLALLFIWSPFLLSTYYFLGAKDPNLTTIITMAILFVIFLFLVKFWGQFVYDKSNIFKSYGLVFSRTNFLFLIKGLIIGFISNWLLFGVEFLLGWVSFQSPSLPLVKLLTEGFISAIGIGLAEELFFRGFLLWELERDFSLAFSAGLNAFIFAFLHFIKPLPEVIRTSVTFPALVILGYILVLGKRSHLNLLGISIGIHSGLVWGYYIVNVGQMVKYNNLVPSWITGIDKNPIAGVMGISFLLILLYSLKIDNKLRNKVKNDVNMN, from the coding sequence TTGCTTTTATCTCATATCAAAAATTATCCTATAGTTGTAAGGTTAGGGCTATTTGTCTTAGCCTTACTATTTATTTGGTCTCCTTTTTTACTCTCTACTTATTATTTTCTAGGAGCAAAAGATCCTAATTTAACTACTATTATAACCATGGCAATTTTATTTGTCATTTTTCTATTTTTGGTTAAGTTTTGGGGTCAATTTGTGTATGATAAATCGAATATTTTTAAAAGTTATGGTTTAGTTTTTTCTCGCACCAATTTTCTTTTTTTAATCAAAGGTTTAATTATTGGTTTTATTTCTAATTGGCTATTATTTGGAGTTGAATTTTTATTGGGGTGGGTAAGTTTTCAGTCTCCTTCTTTACCCTTGGTTAAACTCTTAACAGAAGGATTTATAAGTGCCATTGGTATTGGCTTGGCAGAAGAATTATTTTTTCGAGGCTTTTTATTATGGGAATTAGAAAGAGATTTTTCTCTGGCTTTTTCTGCTGGTTTAAATGCTTTTATTTTTGCTTTTTTACATTTCATTAAACCCCTACCTGAAGTAATTCGTACCAGTGTTACTTTTCCCGCTTTAGTTATTTTAGGATATATTTTAGTATTAGGGAAGCGATCGCATCTTAACTTATTGGGTATTAGTATTGGCATTCATAGTGGCTTAGTGTGGGGATACTATATTGTAAATGTAGGACAAATGGTAAAATATAACAACTTAGTACCATCTTGGATAACAGGAATAGATAAAAATCCCATTGCAGGAGTTATGGGAATTAGTTTTTTATTGATATTATTATACAGTCTAAAAATAGATAATAAATTGAGAAACAAAGTGAAAAATGATGTTAATATGAACTAA
- a CDS encoding leucine-rich repeat domain-containing protein — protein MSLIKKSLFVASVIISPLIYSPIQVNAQNSNMSFSQWCEQQSLSAETEKTINAITKALNVKNCAEAAEIAPRVFTLTIANQNISDLRPLKSFINLTDLNLYNNNIVDISPLQSMTNLKKVVLGHNPIQDLTPLKSLNNLEKLYISNINTNNFEAIKYLKKINTLYINQNKISDLKPLENLTNLQELYARENKISDLKPLANLTNLQELSLDNNQISDLTPLAKLSKLEELSLNNNQVTEAGIKPLWDLKNLERVYLHQNPVARQFCPNNRDSLCFIGNR, from the coding sequence ATGTCCTTAATTAAAAAAAGTTTATTTGTTGCCAGTGTAATTATTTCCCCTCTTATTTATTCACCGATACAAGTGAATGCACAAAATTCAAACATGAGTTTTAGTCAATGGTGCGAACAACAATCATTATCTGCTGAAACAGAAAAAACCATTAATGCAATCACTAAGGCTTTAAATGTAAAAAATTGTGCAGAAGCCGCTGAAATCGCCCCTAGAGTATTCACCCTAACTATAGCAAATCAAAATATTTCCGACTTAAGACCACTCAAAAGTTTTATCAATCTTACAGACTTAAATCTATACAATAACAATATTGTCGATATTTCCCCTCTACAATCGATGACTAATTTAAAGAAAGTAGTTTTAGGTCATAATCCCATTCAAGATTTAACCCCTTTAAAATCATTAAATAACCTCGAAAAATTATATATCAGCAATATTAATACTAATAATTTTGAAGCAATTAAATATCTAAAAAAAATTAATACTTTATATATTAATCAGAATAAAATCAGTGATTTAAAACCACTAGAAAATTTAACTAACTTACAAGAATTATATGCTAGAGAAAATAAAATTAGCGATTTAAAACCCTTAGCAAATTTAACTAACTTACAAGAATTATCGTTAGATAATAATCAAATTTCTGATTTAACTCCTTTAGCAAAACTGAGCAAACTAGAAGAATTATCTCTCAATAACAATCAAGTAACAGAAGCAGGAATCAAACCCCTGTGGGATTTAAAAAATTTAGAAAGAGTATATCTACATCAAAATCCAGTAGCACGACAATTTTGCCCCAACAACAGAGATAGTCTTTGTTTTATCGGTAATAGATAA
- a CDS encoding NHLP bacteriocin export ABC transporter permease/ATPase subunit, with the protein MTEQTLLPEQILVKGNEPLLLNDPQTVWLVESGSLVLFSTLIEDDKPQDIRRYLFTAVEGEILLGVDFLSDEYGIIAVGLEETVLRKFSFQDFFEPLIHKTSDSDPNQDLKQITPLETWLHHWDEWLARQYVKITEFPLSLVTAEGSHFISLIEGQSLQARKGQVAWIDVRSGSFHWMGLEEIMLESNCSVFPLTPEMWLNTKEQTEIYTCPTSDLENCQDLSLSLNQFHRYLLHYLRLVVVKEQEENFQQFQQRQELNVQVTESALGGLKEVLHPEEVGFFQEGMPLLVAAGAIGRVQGITVLPPAKSEDLSRIKDPLDAIARASQFRTRRVLLMGEWWKQENGPLLAYTLEENNPVALLPHRGNKYVLFDPITKTKTPVNEAIAETLSVEAYMFYRPLPGGISHFLEVFKFGIRGYEKDVIAIGVMGTVGTLMGMVTPQATNLLVNNAIPDSDQGLLWQIGLALFAAAFGQAAFQLAQGIFSLRVESAADGVLQPAVWDRLIKLSPAFFRKYATGDLLVRLLAVGQIRSQLSGATQRTLLSGIFALLNLGLMFIYSVKLALVAMGITLVAAIVTTVSSTMLVRRQRKTEELDGELNGLSIELINGVSKLRVAAAEERAFAAWAKKFGQRTKLMAGIQRINDSVTVVTEVLPLMSSVLLFWFAIMFIQGAIAKGIPGGLNAGTFLAFNSAFGTFFSGVTDLSVTITDVLEIVPLWERAKPILDGKPEADVTSADPGRLTGRFTVDHVTFRYREDGPLILDDVTIEANPGEFIALVGPSGSGKSTIMRLLLGFETPLAGTIYYDGQDLAGLNPQAVRRQLGVVLQNGRIGAGSLFDNITSGALVTLDEAWEAARMAGFAEDIEQMPMGMHTVISEGGTNLSGGQRQRLLIARALVLKPKIIFLDEATSALDNRTQSIVTKSLDRMNATRVAVAHRLSTIRNADRIYVLEAGRVVQVGNFDQLIQEDGLFARLAARQLE; encoded by the coding sequence ATGACAGAACAAACTTTATTACCCGAACAAATTTTAGTTAAAGGTAACGAACCTTTATTGTTAAATGACCCTCAAACCGTGTGGTTAGTGGAATCAGGTTCATTAGTATTATTTTCTACCCTGATTGAAGATGATAAGCCTCAAGATATTCGCCGTTATTTATTCACCGCCGTAGAGGGAGAAATTTTACTAGGAGTTGATTTTCTCTCGGATGAATATGGCATAATTGCGGTGGGTTTAGAGGAAACGGTTTTAAGAAAGTTCTCTTTTCAAGATTTTTTTGAACCCTTGATCCACAAAACTTCTGATTCTGACCCCAATCAAGATCTAAAACAGATTACCCCATTAGAAACATGGTTACATCATTGGGATGAGTGGTTAGCCCGACAGTATGTAAAAATCACTGAATTTCCCTTAAGTTTGGTTACAGCCGAGGGTAGTCATTTTATTTCTTTAATTGAAGGGCAAAGTCTTCAAGCTAGAAAAGGGCAGGTAGCTTGGATTGACGTTCGCTCAGGAAGTTTCCATTGGATGGGATTAGAGGAAATAATGCTTGAGTCGAATTGCTCTGTTTTTCCCCTGACTCCTGAAATGTGGTTAAATACAAAAGAACAGACGGAAATTTATACTTGTCCCACTTCTGATTTAGAAAATTGTCAAGATTTAAGTCTTAGTTTAAATCAATTTCATCGTTATCTATTGCATTATCTTCGCTTAGTTGTTGTCAAGGAACAAGAGGAAAATTTTCAACAGTTTCAGCAACGGCAGGAACTCAATGTTCAGGTGACAGAAAGTGCCTTGGGGGGATTAAAAGAAGTTTTACACCCTGAAGAGGTGGGCTTTTTCCAAGAGGGAATGCCTTTATTAGTTGCCGCAGGAGCTATCGGCAGAGTTCAAGGAATTACTGTTCTTCCTCCTGCTAAGTCAGAAGATTTAAGTCGGATTAAAGATCCCCTAGATGCGATCGCACGGGCTTCTCAATTTCGTACCCGTCGGGTGTTATTAATGGGGGAATGGTGGAAACAAGAAAACGGACCTCTTTTAGCTTATACCCTAGAAGAAAATAATCCTGTGGCATTACTACCCCATCGGGGTAATAAATACGTTTTGTTTGATCCAATTACGAAAACGAAAACTCCTGTTAATGAGGCGATTGCTGAAACTTTGTCGGTGGAAGCCTATATGTTTTATCGCCCTCTGCCTGGTGGCATTTCCCATTTTTTGGAAGTGTTTAAATTTGGTATTCGGGGTTATGAAAAAGACGTAATTGCCATTGGTGTTATGGGTACAGTTGGTACTCTTATGGGGATGGTAACACCTCAAGCGACTAACCTTTTAGTTAATAATGCGATTCCTGACAGTGATCAAGGTTTGTTATGGCAAATCGGTTTAGCTTTATTTGCGGCGGCTTTTGGACAAGCGGCTTTTCAGTTAGCCCAAGGGATTTTTTCTTTAAGGGTAGAGAGTGCGGCTGATGGGGTTTTGCAACCCGCCGTATGGGATCGCTTAATTAAACTCAGTCCCGCTTTTTTCCGTAAATATGCCACAGGGGATTTATTGGTGCGTTTGTTGGCGGTGGGGCAAATTCGTTCTCAGTTAAGTGGGGCGACTCAACGTACTCTTTTAAGTGGTATTTTCGCCCTGTTAAATTTGGGGTTAATGTTTATTTACAGTGTCAAATTAGCTTTAGTGGCAATGGGCATAACCCTTGTAGCGGCAATTGTTACCACTGTTTCTAGTACCATGCTTGTACGCCGACAAAGGAAAACAGAGGAGTTAGACGGGGAGTTAAATGGTCTAAGTATCGAGTTAATTAACGGAGTTTCAAAATTGAGGGTAGCGGCCGCCGAAGAAAGGGCTTTTGCGGCTTGGGCAAAAAAATTCGGTCAACGGACAAAGTTAATGGCTGGTATTCAAAGAATTAATGATAGTGTTACGGTCGTCACAGAAGTCTTACCCTTAATGAGTTCGGTATTATTATTTTGGTTTGCCATTATGTTTATTCAAGGTGCGATCGCAAAAGGCATACCGGGAGGCTTAAATGCAGGTACTTTCTTAGCTTTTAACTCTGCTTTTGGCACTTTTTTTAGTGGTGTAACCGATTTGAGTGTTACTATTACCGATGTTTTAGAAATTGTCCCCCTATGGGAAAGGGCAAAACCTATTTTAGACGGGAAACCCGAAGCAGACGTTACCAGTGCTGACCCTGGACGTTTAACAGGACGTTTTACAGTAGATCACGTTACTTTTCGTTATCGTGAAGATGGTCCCTTAATTTTAGATGATGTCACCATTGAAGCAAACCCCGGAGAATTCATTGCTCTGGTGGGTCCTTCCGGTAGTGGTAAATCAACAATCATGCGTTTGTTGCTTGGTTTTGAAACCCCTTTAGCTGGAACAATCTATTATGATGGACAAGATTTAGCAGGTTTAAATCCTCAAGCCGTCAGGCGACAATTAGGGGTTGTTTTGCAAAATGGACGTATCGGTGCCGGTTCTCTGTTTGATAATATTACTTCCGGGGCTTTAGTTACCCTTGATGAGGCTTGGGAAGCGGCAAGAATGGCGGGTTTTGCCGAAGATATTGAACAAATGCCTATGGGGATGCACACGGTTATTAGTGAGGGGGGAACAAACCTTTCTGGGGGTCAAAGACAAAGGCTTTTAATTGCCCGTGCCTTGGTTTTAAAACCAAAAATTATTTTCCTTGATGAGGCCACAAGCGCCCTTGATAATCGTACTCAATCCATTGTCACCAAAAGCCTCGATCGCATGAACGCCACTAGAGTAGCGGTAGCCCACCGTTTAAGCACCATCCGTAACGCCGATCGCATCTATGTTTTAGAAGCAGGGCGAGTGGTGCAGGTAGGTAATTTTGATCAACTGATCCAAGAAGATGGATTATTCGCTAGACTTGCCGCCCGACAATTAGAGTAA